A DNA window from Tenuifilaceae bacterium CYCD contains the following coding sequences:
- a CDS encoding penicillin-binding protein 2, producing the protein MQLNITTDKKYIVSGIIILVFIVIVVKLFYIQVVDSSYKFSANNNVLRYITQYPARGLIYDRKGKMLVANQVVYDLLMIKNQVKTFDTLEFASMLGLTVEEVREAFIQMQKQKGYSPRKAVVFLKQISDSSYARLQEVLYKYDGFEVQPRTVRTYPRSIAGHLLGYIGEVDEAVIKKQPYYQQGDYIGVSGIERSYESELRGVKGINIYMVDVHNRIKGPYEEGKYDSLSKIGKSLTSTIDGDLQEYGERLMVNKIGSVVAIEPKTGEVLAMVSSPTYDPKLLIGRDRADNFKVLQSDSLKPIFNRSIMALYPPGSTFKVVNALIGLEEGVVTPETRYACYGGYTVGRGVGCHHHASPLNLEQSIASSCNTYYCHVFRNIVDNRKYGSIELGFDNWKRQVESFGYGNTLGIDLPHERKGIVPSVNYYNKYFRKGGWNSLTIVSLSIGQGELSVTPLQMANLVSTIANRGYYYTPHIVKSIEGEIRLDPRFYEKHTTSVDSTWFKYIIEGMDLAVNCGPGGGGTARIAAIPDIRICGKTGTSQNPHGADHSVFFAFAPKDDPKIAIAVYVENAGFGATWAAPIASLMIEKYLRDSITRPDLEQYILQANLLNRHAKKK; encoded by the coding sequence GTGCAGTTAAATATCACCACCGATAAAAAGTATATTGTCTCAGGGATTATAATCCTTGTGTTCATTGTAATTGTAGTGAAACTATTTTACATTCAAGTTGTTGATAGTTCCTACAAATTCTCGGCAAACAATAATGTGTTAAGGTACATTACTCAGTATCCCGCTCGTGGATTGATTTACGATCGGAAAGGGAAGATGCTTGTGGCCAACCAGGTAGTTTACGACCTGCTCATGATCAAAAATCAAGTTAAAACCTTTGATACCCTAGAGTTTGCCTCAATGCTCGGACTTACCGTTGAGGAGGTGAGGGAGGCATTTATTCAAATGCAGAAGCAAAAAGGTTATTCTCCTCGAAAGGCCGTTGTTTTCTTAAAGCAGATATCGGATTCCTCGTATGCTCGATTACAGGAAGTGCTGTATAAGTATGATGGATTTGAGGTGCAACCGCGTACGGTAAGAACCTATCCTCGATCCATTGCTGGCCATTTGCTCGGTTATATTGGCGAGGTGGACGAGGCTGTAATTAAGAAGCAACCATACTATCAGCAGGGCGACTATATTGGCGTTAGTGGAATTGAGAGATCCTACGAGTCGGAGTTAAGAGGTGTTAAGGGAATTAATATTTATATGGTTGATGTTCACAACCGTATAAAAGGCCCTTATGAGGAAGGAAAATATGATTCCCTTTCTAAAATTGGAAAAAGCCTAACCTCTACCATCGATGGCGATTTGCAGGAATACGGTGAGCGGCTGATGGTAAATAAGATTGGTAGTGTAGTTGCCATTGAACCTAAAACTGGCGAGGTACTGGCAATGGTATCGAGTCCAACGTATGATCCTAAGTTGCTTATTGGGCGCGATAGAGCCGATAATTTTAAGGTACTTCAGAGCGATTCGTTGAAACCAATTTTTAATCGATCAATTATGGCTCTTTACCCGCCGGGTTCTACCTTTAAGGTGGTAAATGCGCTAATTGGTTTAGAGGAAGGCGTGGTTACTCCCGAGACTCGGTATGCTTGTTATGGTGGGTATACCGTGGGAAGAGGAGTCGGATGCCATCATCATGCATCGCCGTTAAACTTGGAGCAATCCATAGCCTCATCGTGTAATACTTATTATTGCCACGTTTTTAGAAATATTGTTGATAATAGAAAGTACGGATCAATTGAGTTAGGGTTCGATAACTGGAAACGTCAGGTTGAGTCATTTGGCTATGGCAATACATTAGGTATCGATTTACCGCACGAGCGCAAAGGAATTGTGCCATCGGTTAATTATTATAATAAGTATTTCCGTAAGGGAGGATGGAATTCGTTAACCATCGTTTCATTGTCAATAGGACAGGGTGAACTTTCTGTAACTCCTTTGCAAATGGCAAACCTAGTTTCAACAATTGCTAATCGGGGCTATTACTATACCCCTCATATTGTTAAAAGTATAGAGGGTGAAATTCGACTAGACCCTCGTTTTTACGAGAAGCATACCACATCCGTGGATTCAACCTGGTTTAAGTATATTATAGAAGGGATGGATTTGGCCGTTAATTGTGGCCCAGGTGGTGGGGGAACTGCCAGGATTGCCGCCATTCCTGATATTAGAATCTGTGGAAAGACAGGAACTTCTCAGAACCCACATGGTGCGGATCACTCAGTGTTTTTTGCCTTTGCTCCAAAAGATGATCCTAAAATTGCCATAGCGGTTTACGTTGAGAATGCTGGTTTCGGAGCAACTTGGGCTGCTCCTATTGCTAGTCTTATGATTGAAAAATACTTGAGAGATTCAATTACTCGTCCAGACTTGGAGCAATATATTTTACAAGCTAATCTGTTAAATCGCCATGCAAAGAAGAAGTAA
- a CDS encoding rod shape-determining protein RodA, protein MQRRSKFVDNLDWTTVFIYILLVFMGWMNIYAAVYSEEHSSILDFSQRYGKQLAWIIFAFVIAIVIMLSDSRLYVVFAYFIFGFMMALLLSTLVFGRVVNASKSWIQIGSFGLQPAEFAKFATALALAKLMGPYGFKLNTFKSYVKVGLIIALPVGIILLQNDTGSALVFGSFIFILYREGLPGWILAFLIFLVGLFIVTLIYNPVSVTVFLYLLTVFIFILQTRKYKDALRITVGVIGLGALLYVASEIFDLKLNRALFFLIPILIGVIVAIIHGFVARFRQAYLWGAFLAVSAFASLSVDYVFHNILDVHHQRRINDLLGIESDPLGWGYNVNQSKIAIGSGGFIGKGYLGGTQTKFNFVPEQSTDFIFCTVGEEWGFVGSVAVLGLFLYLLLRLIRIAERQREGFARIYGYGVVSILFFHIVVNVGMTVGVFPVIGIPLPFFSYGGSSLWAFTILLFILLKFDSDRFGH, encoded by the coding sequence ATGCAAAGAAGAAGTAAATTCGTAGATAACCTCGATTGGACTACAGTATTTATTTACATTCTTCTCGTTTTCATGGGATGGATGAATATTTATGCTGCGGTTTACAGCGAGGAGCATAGTAGCATTCTAGATTTTAGTCAACGTTATGGAAAACAGTTGGCTTGGATAATCTTTGCATTTGTTATTGCTATTGTGATAATGCTAAGCGATAGTAGGCTATATGTGGTTTTTGCCTACTTTATTTTTGGGTTTATGATGGCGCTTCTTTTATCTACTCTGGTTTTTGGGAGGGTCGTAAATGCTTCAAAATCTTGGATTCAAATTGGTTCATTTGGACTTCAACCTGCTGAGTTTGCTAAGTTTGCCACGGCTCTTGCTCTTGCAAAGTTAATGGGACCATACGGTTTTAAGTTGAATACATTTAAGTCGTATGTAAAGGTTGGCTTAATTATAGCACTTCCTGTAGGTATAATCCTACTGCAGAATGATACTGGTTCAGCATTGGTTTTTGGTTCATTTATTTTTATTCTCTACCGCGAGGGTTTACCTGGATGGATTTTGGCATTCCTCATATTTTTAGTAGGCCTTTTTATTGTTACACTTATATATAATCCAGTATCGGTAACAGTGTTTTTGTATTTGCTCACTGTTTTTATTTTCATACTTCAAACCCGAAAATATAAGGATGCTCTTAGAATAACCGTTGGAGTAATTGGGCTTGGTGCATTGTTGTATGTTGCTTCGGAGATTTTCGACTTAAAACTTAATAGGGCTCTGTTCTTTTTGATACCCATTCTTATTGGAGTTATAGTAGCAATTATTCATGGATTTGTTGCCCGTTTCCGTCAGGCATACCTCTGGGGTGCATTTCTTGCTGTTTCTGCCTTTGCTTCGCTATCTGTTGATTATGTTTTCCATAACATACTCGATGTTCACCATCAGCGACGTATTAATGACTTGTTGGGTATAGAGTCCGATCCTTTGGGTTGGGGATACAATGTAAATCAGTCTAAGATAGCCATAGGTTCAGGTGGATTTATTGGGAAAGGATATCTGGGGGGAACCCAAACCAAGTTTAACTTTGTACCAGAGCAGAGTACCGATTTTATTTTCTGTACAGTGGGAGAGGAGTGGGGCTTTGTGGGCTCCGTGGCCGTTTTGGGGCTATTCCTCTACTTACTTCTAAGGTTGATTAGAATTGCAGAGCGCCAACGCGAGGGATTTGCTCGCATATACGGTTATGGAGTTGTCTCTATTCTTTTCTTTCATATAGTGGTTAATGTGGGAATGACGGTGGGGGTATTCCCTGTAATTGGGATTCCGTTGCCATTCTTTAGCTATGGGGGCTCTTCGCTGTGGGCATTTACCATATTGCTCTTTATCCTGCTAAAATTTGATTCCGATAGGTTCGGGCATTAA
- a CDS encoding ACP phosphodiesterase, with product MNFLAHLYLSGSDVEIRLGNFIGDYVKGKRLDNYPQKIQKGIRLHRAIDTLTDSHASTKICKEIIKPELGRYSGVVTDVLFDHILATEWPNYSKRNLKNFTRTFYMQMLQRYHLLPQDVRRFLPFMIQSNRLYSYKSTDGIHRALEIMSNHTSLPNKAAYATSQLTQNINIYKSRFNVLFSDLIALSKNEYSINLD from the coding sequence ATGAATTTTCTTGCACATCTTTACTTATCGGGAAGCGATGTTGAAATTAGACTAGGAAATTTCATCGGCGATTACGTTAAAGGAAAGCGCCTAGACAACTATCCCCAAAAAATACAAAAAGGTATTCGGCTACATCGGGCTATCGATACCCTAACCGACAGCCATGCATCAACAAAAATCTGCAAAGAGATTATAAAACCTGAATTAGGACGATACTCGGGTGTTGTAACAGATGTTCTTTTCGACCACATCCTGGCCACTGAATGGCCAAACTACTCGAAACGAAACCTCAAGAACTTCACACGCACCTTCTACATGCAAATGCTGCAACGTTATCACCTTCTACCACAGGATGTGAGGCGGTTTCTTCCTTTTATGATTCAAAGTAACAGGCTATATTCCTACAAATCGACGGATGGAATCCATCGGGCACTTGAAATTATGAGCAACCATACATCACTACCAAACAAGGCCGCATACGCCACATCACAGCTAACCCAAAACATCAACATATATAAAAGTCGGTTCAACGTGCTTTTCTCGGACTTGATAGCACTATCAAAAAATGAGTATAGCATTAACCTTGATTAA
- the lpxH gene encoding UDP-2,3-diacylglucosamine hydrolase — translation MASSKKIYFASDLHLGLPTLSESLPREKLFNSWLDSISDDVAELYLLGDIFDFWFEYRRVVPKGYTRFLGKIAEMVDKGIPVHFFTGNHDVWMFDYFPKELGVEVHTKPITKEFSGRKFLLAHGDGLGPGDPGYKLLKRIFTSPTLQWMFSKIHPNFSLWFGNQWSVSSRYSKEITHAFRGEDEQITKFSRITLEKEHFDFFIYGHWHSPIIHSLSDKSKLVVLGDWLVSNTYAVWDGENFKLMRYKQNETDEVIDSVKL, via the coding sequence ATGGCATCATCTAAAAAAATATACTTTGCATCGGATTTACACCTTGGGCTACCCACGCTTAGTGAGAGTTTGCCCCGTGAAAAGTTATTTAACTCATGGCTCGATAGCATTAGCGATGATGTTGCCGAACTCTATCTTTTAGGCGATATTTTTGATTTTTGGTTTGAGTACCGCAGAGTTGTACCTAAAGGATATACCCGATTCCTTGGGAAAATTGCCGAAATGGTGGACAAAGGAATTCCTGTTCACTTTTTTACCGGCAATCACGATGTTTGGATGTTTGACTATTTCCCGAAGGAACTTGGCGTTGAAGTTCACACAAAACCTATAACTAAGGAATTTTCGGGTCGTAAGTTCTTACTTGCCCACGGCGATGGATTAGGCCCTGGAGATCCTGGCTACAAACTACTGAAAAGAATATTCACAAGCCCCACACTTCAATGGATGTTCTCGAAAATCCACCCAAACTTTTCGCTATGGTTTGGGAACCAGTGGAGCGTTAGCAGCCGGTATTCAAAGGAAATAACCCATGCATTCAGGGGCGAAGATGAGCAAATAACAAAGTTTTCGCGCATCACTCTTGAAAAGGAGCACTTTGACTTTTTTATATATGGACACTGGCACTCGCCAATAATCCACTCTCTTTCCGATAAGTCGAAACTAGTTGTACTAGGCGACTGGCTCGTCAGCAACACCTACGCAGTATGGGATGGCGAAAATTTTAAGCTGATGCGTTATAAACAAAACGAAACGGATGAGGTTATAGATTCAGTGAAACTATAA
- a CDS encoding aminotransferase, translated as MDVFEKPQGSYISFFSNKVKMFGGINLSQGIPGFNPPEELIDELTEISHTNIHQYAPGLGNLKLLELIAKQYQIETGNLLVVQGATEGLSLIYTYLLKLIGKDFSVLAFDPAYESYSKLPEIFGQPFVAFPLNDEGTFDTDGLSKAIITKNVKLIFVSSPGNPYGKIFSKAEVDTLIELSNKLGFYLVFDAVYDELYFNEPPYIPVKSINERLFIVSSFSKSLCITGWRIGYIIHDKAHAAGLQSVHDYIGLCAPSLLQQALANYLAKNNYAKDYRFEFRKNITQSFLSLSGTLRELNFEIPKIDGGCFIWAKLPKGFTDGFKFASMLYQENKVAVIPGEHFSPNKVNWIRFNIARPMDEVAAAQKELVQFMQTHRG; from the coding sequence ATGGATGTGTTCGAAAAACCTCAGGGTTCATACATAAGCTTCTTCAGCAACAAGGTGAAAATGTTTGGTGGAATAAACCTTTCTCAGGGCATCCCGGGTTTTAACCCTCCTGAGGAATTGATAGATGAGTTAACCGAAATTTCACATACCAATATTCATCAGTATGCCCCTGGACTTGGTAATTTGAAGTTGCTTGAGCTGATTGCCAAACAGTACCAGATTGAAACTGGCAATTTACTTGTAGTTCAAGGGGCAACCGAGGGATTGTCGTTGATTTATACGTATCTTTTAAAGCTAATTGGTAAGGATTTCTCCGTTTTGGCATTCGATCCTGCGTATGAGAGTTACAGCAAACTCCCCGAGATTTTTGGGCAACCATTCGTTGCATTTCCTTTGAATGATGAGGGAACTTTCGATACGGATGGGCTATCCAAAGCAATTATCACTAAAAATGTGAAGTTGATTTTTGTGAGTTCGCCTGGTAATCCTTACGGAAAAATTTTCTCAAAGGCTGAAGTTGATACTTTGATAGAATTGTCAAATAAGTTAGGATTCTACTTGGTTTTCGATGCGGTTTACGATGAGCTATACTTTAACGAGCCGCCTTACATCCCTGTGAAATCAATTAATGAGCGGTTGTTTATTGTGAGCAGTTTTTCCAAATCGCTCTGCATTACTGGTTGGCGCATTGGCTATATTATTCATGATAAAGCGCATGCGGCAGGGCTGCAATCGGTTCACGATTATATTGGGCTTTGTGCCCCATCGCTGCTTCAGCAGGCGCTTGCCAATTACTTGGCAAAAAATAATTATGCAAAGGATTATAGGTTTGAATTTAGAAAAAATATTACTCAATCGTTTTTATCGTTGAGCGGCACGCTGAGGGAATTGAATTTCGAAATTCCTAAAATTGATGGTGGTTGCTTTATCTGGGCGAAACTTCCTAAAGGCTTTACCGATGGTTTTAAGTTTGCCTCGATGCTTTATCAGGAAAATAAGGTTGCTGTGATTCCCGGCGAGCACTTCAGTCCGAATAAGGTGAATTGGATCCGTTTTAACATTGCCCGGCCTATGGACGAGGTTGCTGCCGCCCAAAAGGAGTTGGTTCAATTTATGCAAACGCATAGGGGATGA
- a CDS encoding glycosyl transferase has translation MIFAVTIMLSLLYAILLILLLVGFSRTAGRLKSSAKADGVSVIVAFRNEAANLQRLIDSFNAQVLPCEFWEVIFVDDNSTDGSSDLVSSASKSFNFSLITLSGIEGKKPAIIEGVKIANFNLIAITDADCIVSATWLSDLVEHGDLALVQRPVIVDAQSSAVNMFEALDYASLMATSVGSFGLGRPVIAASANLAFRKDLVDVNSESLRADISSGDDMFLLHSAKRKKGNRLSFDLSRKGFVSTRFDGGFAGFIRRRKRWASKASGYKDIDTIVVASAVLLLNLWIVCLLVLHLLGYSSIYNLLIAWLVKTAVDFLLLFVYLKRTNQLKLMLVFLPLQLIYPIYISYSAIAGLLGGQIWKGRQIN, from the coding sequence ATGATTTTTGCAGTAACCATAATGCTTTCCCTGCTCTATGCAATTCTGCTGATTTTGCTGCTCGTCGGTTTTTCCAGAACAGCAGGTAGGCTCAAATCAAGTGCAAAGGCAGATGGTGTAAGTGTGATTGTTGCATTCCGTAACGAGGCGGCAAATCTTCAACGTCTTATAGATTCTTTCAATGCTCAGGTTTTGCCCTGTGAATTTTGGGAGGTGATTTTTGTTGACGATAATTCTACCGATGGAAGTTCCGATCTTGTCAGCTCTGCTAGCAAAAGCTTCAACTTTAGTCTTATAACGCTTTCAGGCATTGAAGGAAAAAAGCCGGCAATAATCGAAGGCGTTAAAATCGCTAATTTTAACCTGATAGCCATAACCGATGCCGATTGCATAGTTTCCGCAACCTGGCTTTCCGATTTGGTTGAGCATGGCGATTTGGCATTAGTCCAGCGACCAGTTATTGTTGACGCTCAGAGTTCTGCCGTAAATATGTTTGAGGCGTTAGATTATGCTTCGCTGATGGCGACTTCGGTAGGCTCTTTTGGATTGGGTAGACCAGTTATTGCCGCCTCGGCAAATCTGGCATTCCGAAAGGATTTAGTCGATGTGAATTCAGAATCGCTCCGTGCCGACATCTCTTCGGGTGACGATATGTTTTTGTTGCATTCAGCAAAAAGGAAAAAAGGAAATAGGCTGTCGTTCGATTTAAGCCGCAAGGGTTTTGTGTCAACTCGGTTCGATGGTGGCTTTGCTGGTTTTATTCGTCGTCGTAAGCGTTGGGCATCAAAGGCATCTGGCTATAAGGATATCGATACTATTGTGGTTGCCTCCGCTGTGCTGCTGCTTAATTTGTGGATTGTATGCTTATTGGTACTGCATTTACTAGGATATTCATCAATTTATAATTTACTGATTGCTTGGCTTGTTAAAACCGCTGTGGACTTTCTCTTGCTTTTTGTTTACCTAAAACGAACCAACCAGCTAAAGTTGATGCTTGTTTTTTTACCTTTACAGCTGATATACCCAATCTACATTAGCTACTCGGCCATTGCCGGATTACTTGGAGGACAAATTTGGAAAGGAAGGCAGATAAATTAG